Below is a genomic region from Miscanthus floridulus cultivar M001 chromosome 1, ASM1932011v1, whole genome shotgun sequence.
ATGCGTGCGCGCCGTGCCGTTCCTCCGGAAGCCTGCCGCCGCTGCTAAGAAACTCTGGGTGCAAACTGAGTCCACACGCTGCACCCGCGGTTTCGTCTGTTTGTTGTTGGATTCTGGTAGTTTGGTGTGCTTGGTCGATGACATGTCGATTGGCTATTTGGCTGCACCTTTTCCATTTTCCTTTCAGGTCCGTCCATCTCCCCCAAATCCGAGACTAGAAATGCTTGACTTTTGACAGCCCCGTGTTGATAAGAGGCGATTAGATCACTAGATCCAATCTTCAAGTTCGTTGGGCGTGCTTCCTGTCACATTTCGTGGCAGGGTTAGCAATTGATGATTTCTGTAATGGATGCGAATGCTAAACTGCAGGTTTCTGCATTTCCACAGGCTCCATTGAGATGCATTTGCACAGTCCTTGCTCTTTTGTTCAGTCCCTTCTATGTGCCTTTTTTGGGTTTTATGTTTCAGGTTAATGAATACTGCTGTTAATTCCTCTCGTACCTGTAATGTGGCGACGGGCTGACAGCTGGCAGCCTGGCACAAATTACCTGGATATCCAGCATAATAAGACTGGATCCATATCTGCAAATAAATATGCGGACCTTGACAgtgtaaatgaaaaaaaaatgacTTAATTTTGTATTTATGTGTCCCTGTGATTACAAAAATAGGTGAATAAAAAATTGATTGGAATATGGTTGTCAGGTTGGTCATAGTTTGTCATTTTATTTAAACCAAATCTTGGCAAGCATTCTTTTCGAATATTAGTTTCACGAACTCTCCTTATGTTTGTAACTACTGAACACCTACATAACTGTAAACACTTGATGTTGTTGACGCATGTCATCAGTGGTCTATGGTAACTAATGCGGTGCTTGTGTCGACATCACACTGCGCGCTTTCGTATTATGCATCTCTCATGTTACATATTTGGTGAAACATTTTTAGAGAAGATTATTGTGTTATAAAGTACATGTTCCTTTCCATCAGCTTTATGGTGGCTTGCTAAGAATCATATCCAATATGTTGTCCCATGTTTGTGTAAATCTTATGTTGAaatttttagaatataaactggCGAACCCTCTAGGGATAAATTGACACCAACAGATTAGCTAGAGGTTATCTTTTGCCTTTTACCTCTAGAGTTTTCTTCTAAAAAAACACCACAATTAttccttctctcttctctccaTGGTGTTCTACCTTCTATGCCACTGCCACCCTGGACTTACAAACTTTGGTGCGTAATGTTACTGCTATGGGTGCGCGAGGGGTGGCTTGGAGGCCAACCCATCTGTCCTTCACATCAGGAGATAGGATTAGGAAAGAGGTTAGGTTAGTCAGTTGGTTTGTCAGGATCAATATCAAGCTGTTATAGGTagcggctctctctctctctctcgacacGGTGGTCATTGGGAATaaagcaatgaagaagaattaATCCCAAGTGGCCAAATCTCCCAACAGTCTAGTCCCCCCCCAAGCTGACTCTGCTTAGCTATATTCTTGGTAGTGTTTACCCTGATGAGCTACGGTTCATAACAGTTACATTAGACACCTTTCAGTAAATTAATCTCTTCTGTCTGACAGCTGCCTTCACTTTGTACTTATGTCAGTTAGAACTTCGGATTTTTTTTTCACTTTGGTCCTGAAATGTGTTGATTTTAATGTCACCTAGTGCAGTGATGTGTAATCACTACACTCATGTTAGCTTATTACCTGCTATGtacctactccctctgtcctagaaTATAAGGTACCCAAGCATTCAACATTTGTCCCAAATTATAAGGGATTCTAAGTGAACTAATCCTCAAACTCACTTTAAAAGGCAACATTTACATGCATACCTACTATTAATGCCTATCACCAGCCCAGATGTGGTGATCATGGAGGGTTACATGTGTCATTTGTTTTACCACATAAATATGTCCTAGAATTCTTAAAATACTTTGTATTTCAGGATAGAGGGAGTAGGTCCTAATTAAACCAGAGATTTAATCTCATTTGCTCATCTTTTCTTTCAGGTGAAAACGGTAAAAGTTAGCAACCTTTCATTAAACGCTTTGAAAAGAGAGATCACAGAGTTCTTTAGTTTCTCAGGGGATATAGAATATGTTGAAATGCAAAGGTAATTTGTCAGCACCTACACTTGTGGTTGTATATGCATTAGAAAACTGGAGTAATGTTTCTTAAATAGTTGCTTCTGTTTTCATCAGTGACTCTGAATGGTCACAGCTTGCTTATGTCACATTTAAAGACTCACAGGGAGCAGACACTGCTGTTCTTCTTTCGGTACGTTCAAGTTCCtgcaactcatttcttagcttaccCATTTAGTTCTTTCTGTTGCACTAAGTTAAACTTTTTGTTTGATGCTATTTCATCTcatatcttttattttttgtccaataTACGGCTTTCAATAATTTGATTGCTTGTCAACAGGGGGCAACAATTGTTGATCGTGCTGTCATTATAACTCCTGCTGAGAACTATCAGCTGCCTCCTGAAGCACACAAACAATTATCGGTGAGAATATTTTACATGTTATGACATGCTCACCATTTCAAGTTACATCAATTCTGAAGAAATTACTTGACATATGGTCATCTATTGTAATAAGATTACCTTTATATCCTAAACTGAAGATCTAGTCTATTAGTAAATTCTTTGCACAAACTAGTTATTCTTGCAGAGGATTGAGTTTAAGGCAGATGTTCACATTATCAAGAAATAATTCAGCACTACAGAGAATGAGAAGAAAGTGTTTCTTTAGCAGTTCTAAACAAGCTAAAACTATGCGTAATGGCAAAAACACCGCTGAATCAGGTAGTTAATTTGGATCTCCACGATTCCCAAAATAAATGTGCGTGTGATGTCTCTCAAGTCTATTATACACAAGTTTACGTACAGTCTGTTTAATGACCACCTTGCTCATAATTCATTTTCAGATACAGAAGTACTTTCCTTGAATATGTGTTGATATACTTCTTTGCATTTGTTTGCATCTTAAGGGAGCAAACACCTCTACTGAATCAGCAGTCAGGAAGGCAGAAGATGTTGTCAGCAGCATGTTGGCCAAAGGCTTTGTCCTCAGCAAAGATGCTCTCAACTTGGCAAGATCATTTGACGAGCGTCACAACATCCTATCCAATGCTACCGCCACTGTTGCATCTCTAGACCGCCAGTATGGCCTGAGTGAAAAGATCAATCTGGGAAGGGCCATTGTTGGCAGCAAGGTCAAGGAGGTGGATGAACGCTACCAGGTCTCAGAACTCACAAAGTCTGCCTTGGCTGCTGCTGAGCAGAAAGCCAGCGTTGCGGGCTCTGCTATATTGAGTAACCAATATGTCTCAGCTGGTGCCTCGTGGCTAACAAGTGCATTCGGTATGGTAACAAAAGCAGCAGGTGACATGACCTCCATGGCCAAAGACAAGGTTGAGAGAGCTGAGGAGGAGAGAAAAGCCATCATGTGGGAGGAGAGGAATGGGCTGGTCAGCGAGTATGCAAAGA
It encodes:
- the LOC136474638 gene encoding binding partner of ACD11 1-like; this translates as MEVKTVKVSNLSLNALKREITEFFSFSGDIEYVEMQSDSEWSQLAYVTFKDSQGADTAVLLSGATIVDRAVIITPAENYQLPPEAHKQLSGANTSTESAVRKAEDVVSSMLAKGFVLSKDALNLARSFDERHNILSNATATVASLDRQYGLSEKINLGRAIVGSKVKEVDERYQVSELTKSALAAAEQKASVAGSAILSNQYVSAGASWLTSAFGMVTKAAGDMTSMAKDKVERAEEERKAIMWEERNGLVSEYAKIHLDEPSSWEPAVLPLESVDEQKLQAV